Proteins from one Erythrolamprus reginae isolate rEryReg1 chromosome 6, rEryReg1.hap1, whole genome shotgun sequence genomic window:
- the CYREN gene encoding cell cycle regulator of non-homologous end joining, with product MSSPEAAKKRILPGWMTKNVPEPEEWAKMRPKRRKKTALARTETVYCMNEAELVDMALCILAENCKAIEGDEISSEDKVHQQESIDGHLPRTAVNIAKDPPVPSTPSDQSASLSSNEETKLEEYDGDDALKYVREIFFT from the exons ATGAGTTCCCCTGAGGCAGCAAAGAAGAGGATCCTTCCAGGATGGATGACCAAGAATGTACCTGAACCTGAAGAATGGGCAAAAATGAggccaaaaagaagaaaaaagacagcTTTAGCAAG GACTGAAACTGTGTATTGTATGAATGAAGCAGAGTTGGTCGACATGGCTCTTTGTATTTTAGCTGAG AATTGCAAGGCTATAGAAGGTGATGAGATTTCATCAGAAGACAAGGTTCATCAACAGGAATCGATAGATGGTCACCTTCCAAGGACTGCTGTCAACATTGCCAAGGATCCTCCTGTACCATCCACACCTTCAGATCAGTCAGCTTCCTTAAGTAGCAATGAGGAGACCAAACTGGAGGAATATGATGGTGATGATGCCTTAAAATATGTCAGGGAGATTTTCTTTACATAA